One Candidatus Peregrinibacteria bacterium DNA segment encodes these proteins:
- a CDS encoding transposase has product MQRKRHNSSRSSKGKMKFPWEYNKNIYAYRNEIERLFHRMKNYRRISTRYDKLDLMYASFISLCLVALLLKVLC; this is encoded by the coding sequence GTGCAAAGAAAAAGGCATAACTCCAGTCGTTCCTCCAAAGGCAAAATGAAATTTCCGTGGGAATACAACAAGAACATTTATGCCTACCGCAACGAGATTGAACGCCTATTTCACCGAATGAAAAATTACAGAAGAATTTCAACTCGCTATGACAAATTAGACCTGATGTATGCCTCCTTTATCTCCCTCTGCCTTGTGGCACTTTTACTCAAAGTCTTATGTTAA
- a CDS encoding CPBP family intramembrane metalloprotease: MTSQKKFLLFGLVPALIFQTIGATLYFDLWAEGTGAKIIYSLTKVLLLIWPLLWWKYVKTPLKITPHKAAKEIAWGLSTGLFLSLGILLVFTVFPEKDLLTEQIQEKIDAYFGMSAALYLLFSVFLCVGHSLLEEYYWRWFTGSGLKQTLPKMPALFLTNLGFAAHHFIILNSLTTGTWAVFGTFGVFAGGVIWSLLHEKTQSLFAPWLSHLCVDVTLMGIAYYLLF, encoded by the coding sequence ATGACTTCTCAAAAAAAATTCCTCCTTTTCGGCTTAGTTCCCGCGCTCATCTTCCAAACAATAGGGGCCACCCTTTACTTCGATCTTTGGGCGGAAGGAACCGGGGCCAAAATCATTTACAGCCTGACCAAAGTGCTGCTTTTGATCTGGCCGTTGCTGTGGTGGAAGTATGTCAAAACACCCCTAAAAATAACCCCTCATAAAGCAGCCAAAGAAATCGCATGGGGCCTGAGTACCGGCCTCTTTCTTTCTCTAGGAATTTTATTGGTCTTCACTGTCTTTCCAGAAAAAGACCTCTTAACAGAACAAATTCAAGAAAAAATCGATGCCTATTTTGGAATGAGCGCAGCGCTCTATTTGCTCTTCAGCGTCTTCTTATGTGTCGGACATTCTCTTTTAGAAGAATACTATTGGCGTTGGTTCACAGGTTCGGGCTTGAAACAAACCCTCCCAAAAATGCCGGCACTCTTCCTCACCAACCTCGGTTTTGCAGCTCATCATTTCATCATCTTAAACTCGTTGACCACTGGAACCTGGGCCGTGTTTGGAACTTTCGGCGTCTTCGCGGGAGGAGTGATCTGGTCCCTGCTCCATGAAAAAACCCAATCCCTCTTCGCCCCTTGGCTCAGTCACCTCTGTGTGGATGTAACGCTCATGGGCATCGCTTACTATCTCCTTTTTTAA
- the fusA gene encoding elongation factor G has protein sequence MAADPTTQTYDLAHIRNIGIAAHIDAGKTTTTERILFYTGRSHKIGEVHEGAATMDWMEQEKERGITITAAATTCYWKDIRINIIDTPGHVDFTIEVERSMRVLDGAVAVFDGSQGVEPQSETVWRQADKYNVPRIAFVNKMDKMGADFYMSLTSIHQRLSKKAFAIQLPIGQDSTFSGIIDLVERKAYRFEGKHGETIIEMPIPEDMNELVEKHRAILVEAAADQDEALMEKYLNGVELTNEEIKFGVRKGTISGAHYAVFCGSALHDMGVQLVIDGVRDYLPSPLDIGAVKGINPDNDQEEERKLDPNAPFASLAFKIATDPFVGKLCFFRVYSGKMEAGSYVLNTNTGEKERVGRLVRMHANTREEIKEVEAGDIAAAIGLKRTFTGDTLCDPDHPIILESITFPEPVIQIAIEPKTKADQEKMGMAMQKLAEEDPTFRVSSDEETGQTLIAGMGELHLDIIVDRMKREFKVEANVGAPQVAYRETIRKEVVCEEKYSKQTGGRGQYGHVKMNLIPNEAGKGYEFINSVVGGKIPREFIPAVDKGVKEALTRGIIAGYPVVDVKVELFDGSYHDVDSSELAFKLAASIAFRDGAAKANPVILEPIMKVEVITPDDYFGDVMGNISSRRGQIQESGARGMAKVINCLVPLSEMFGYATDLRSMTQGRASYSMEFSHYADAPANVIAKIKADRGVKN, from the coding sequence ATGGCAGCTGACCCCACCACACAGACCTACGACCTCGCACACATTCGTAACATCGGTATTGCCGCGCACATTGATGCCGGTAAGACGACGACAACGGAACGCATCTTGTTCTACACCGGACGTTCTCACAAAATCGGCGAAGTGCACGAAGGGGCCGCAACCATGGACTGGATGGAACAAGAAAAAGAACGTGGAATCACCATCACCGCCGCCGCAACGACTTGTTACTGGAAGGATATCCGCATCAACATCATCGACACCCCTGGACACGTGGACTTCACGATAGAAGTAGAGCGCTCCATGCGTGTGCTCGACGGAGCGGTTGCCGTATTCGATGGATCTCAAGGTGTGGAACCTCAATCTGAAACGGTATGGCGTCAAGCGGACAAATACAATGTTCCTCGTATCGCTTTCGTCAACAAGATGGACAAAATGGGAGCCGACTTCTACATGTCTCTCACTTCCATTCACCAACGTCTCTCTAAAAAGGCTTTCGCCATTCAACTTCCCATCGGACAAGACAGCACATTCAGCGGAATCATCGATCTCGTGGAACGCAAGGCTTACCGTTTCGAAGGAAAGCACGGAGAAACCATCATCGAAATGCCTATTCCCGAGGACATGAATGAACTTGTTGAAAAGCACCGCGCCATCCTTGTAGAAGCCGCTGCCGACCAGGATGAAGCCTTGATGGAAAAATACTTGAATGGAGTCGAACTCACCAACGAAGAAATTAAATTTGGAGTCCGCAAAGGAACCATTTCTGGAGCTCACTACGCCGTGTTCTGCGGATCTGCCTTGCACGACATGGGAGTGCAACTCGTCATTGACGGAGTGCGCGACTACCTCCCTTCCCCTCTCGACATCGGAGCGGTCAAAGGAATCAACCCAGACAACGACCAAGAAGAAGAGCGCAAACTCGATCCAAACGCTCCTTTCGCTTCCCTCGCTTTCAAAATCGCAACCGATCCTTTCGTAGGGAAACTTTGCTTCTTCCGTGTTTACTCCGGAAAAATGGAAGCCGGTTCTTATGTGCTCAACACCAACACCGGTGAAAAAGAACGCGTGGGACGTCTCGTTCGTATGCACGCCAACACTCGTGAAGAAATCAAAGAAGTGGAAGCCGGAGATATCGCTGCGGCCATTGGTCTCAAGCGCACCTTCACCGGAGACACCCTCTGCGACCCCGATCATCCCATCATTTTGGAATCCATCACCTTCCCCGAACCGGTGATCCAAATCGCGATTGAACCCAAGACCAAAGCCGATCAAGAAAAGATGGGCATGGCCATGCAGAAACTTGCTGAAGAAGATCCCACGTTCCGCGTTTCTTCTGACGAAGAAACAGGACAAACCCTCATCGCAGGAATGGGAGAACTGCACCTCGACATCATCGTGGACCGTATGAAGCGCGAATTCAAGGTTGAAGCCAACGTAGGAGCTCCTCAAGTGGCTTACCGTGAAACCATCCGTAAAGAAGTCGTGTGTGAAGAAAAGTACTCCAAACAAACCGGAGGACGTGGACAATATGGACACGTGAAGATGAACCTCATCCCCAACGAAGCTGGAAAGGGTTACGAATTCATCAACTCTGTAGTCGGAGGTAAGATTCCTCGTGAATTCATCCCCGCCGTAGACAAAGGTGTTAAAGAAGCGCTCACTCGTGGAATCATTGCGGGTTACCCCGTGGTGGACGTGAAGGTAGAACTCTTCGACGGATCTTACCACGATGTGGATTCCTCTGAACTTGCGTTCAAACTGGCCGCTTCCATCGCCTTCCGTGACGGAGCCGCAAAAGCCAATCCCGTGATTCTTGAACCTATAATGAAGGTGGAAGTGATCACTCCAGACGACTACTTCGGAGACGTGATGGGTAACATTTCTTCTCGACGTGGACAAATTCAAGAATCCGGAGCTCGTGGGATGGCCAAAGTCATCAACTGTCTCGTGCCTCTCTCCGAAATGTTCGGATACGCAACGGACCTCCGCTCCATGACTCAAGGACGCGCAAGTTATTCCATGGAATTCAGCCACTACGCCGACGCCCCTGCCAACGTGATCGCCAAGATCAAGGCCGATCGTGGGGTGAAGAACTAG
- a CDS encoding SRPBCC family protein: MPTLITIQATVNAPVEKVWDMWTQPEHITKWNAASDDWHTPSATNDLRVGGKFTSRMEAKDGSMGFDFWGIYDEVKPNELLASTMGDGRSLKVSFTAKEGQTEVVETFEAESENSENMQKDGWQSILNNFKNYVESF, encoded by the coding sequence ATGCCCACCCTCATCACCATCCAAGCCACCGTCAATGCTCCCGTCGAAAAAGTCTGGGACATGTGGACCCAACCCGAGCACATCACAAAATGGAACGCTGCTTCCGACGACTGGCACACCCCCAGCGCCACGAACGACCTACGCGTCGGTGGAAAATTCACCTCTCGCATGGAAGCCAAAGACGGCAGCATGGGCTTCGATTTCTGGGGAATTTATGACGAAGTGAAACCCAACGAACTCCTCGCCTCCACCATGGGTGACGGTCGTTCCCTCAAAGTCAGCTTCACGGCAAAAGAGGGCCAAACAGAAGTCGTCGAAACCTTCGAAGCCGAAAGCGAAAATTCCGAAAACATGCAAAAAGACGGATGGCAATCCATCCTGAACAACTTTAAAAACTACGTTGAAAGCTTTTAA
- a CDS encoding DNA-directed RNA polymerase subunit beta': MLKGKQGRFRQNLLGKRVDYSGRSVIVIGPKLNLDQCGLPKLMALELFKPFVIGKLIEGGYAHNIKSAEKMIQNNDRVIWDMLEEATKERFVLLNRAPTLHRLGIQAFRPVLVEGKAIQVHPLVCAAFNADFDGDQMAVHVPLSQKAQEEARELMCSAKNLLKPSAGEPITVPIQDMVLGLYYLTAERPGKKGEGKIFGNLEEALIAEQFGELHLQSKIKIRFNGEMIETTLGRAIYNTVVPEQMGYQNHTLKKKEISEIVALVFEKCGTEPTAKFCDDLKALGFQYATRSGISMASADLIIPKEKVKIMKESEEIVDQIHEFYNKGFITEDERYNQAIKIWSKTKNEIGKAMILGFEPENDIYYQVDSGARGNWGQITQLCGMKGLVANPAGKTIELPIKSNLKEGFSILEYFIATHGGRKGKSDTALKTAEAGYLTRRLVDAVQDIIIKEDDCGSKDTHLVTREESEKIGEPFENRIFGRTLGADVMEKTGKKVAIPNGTPIDKAAVKILKENDVSEVRVRSVMTCLTLNGVCQKCYGRDLGSSQEVEMGTAVGIVAAQSIGEPGTQLTMRTFHMGGIANEDDITQGLTRVEELFEARTPKKPTVLAEIDGKVQVTSKGNQIHITITPTNIPTETIDVEDGMEVLVKKDDKVSLKDVLAEKKGKKLRSPMDGVVVKAGKKEIVIQPDLAEQVYKVDAGKSIKVKTGDVVARGTALTSGHMNLRKLMKLSDIYTTQKYIMSEVQSIYASQGQSINDKHIEIITRQMFSKVRIVEPGASNFLPGEVVDYQTVFEENIKLEGDKQEPIKFERLLLGLTRIALHTRSWLSAASFQETIRVLVEASTTHRVDMLDGLKENVIIGRLIPAGETFRKKMRGEAIDTRED; encoded by the coding sequence ATGCTCAAGGGTAAACAGGGACGCTTCCGCCAAAACCTGCTCGGAAAACGTGTGGACTATTCCGGTCGCAGCGTCATTGTGATCGGTCCTAAGCTCAACCTGGACCAATGTGGACTTCCCAAGCTCATGGCACTCGAACTCTTCAAGCCTTTCGTCATTGGAAAACTCATCGAAGGGGGCTACGCTCACAACATCAAGAGCGCGGAAAAGATGATTCAAAACAACGACCGCGTCATTTGGGATATGCTTGAAGAAGCGACCAAAGAACGTTTTGTGCTCCTCAACCGTGCACCCACCCTGCACCGTCTCGGAATCCAAGCGTTCCGCCCCGTGCTCGTAGAAGGAAAAGCCATTCAAGTTCACCCCCTCGTCTGTGCCGCCTTCAACGCGGACTTCGATGGAGACCAAATGGCCGTGCACGTTCCCCTCTCTCAAAAGGCTCAAGAAGAAGCGCGTGAACTCATGTGCTCCGCAAAGAACCTTTTGAAGCCTTCCGCCGGAGAACCCATCACCGTACCCATTCAGGACATGGTGCTTGGACTCTACTACCTCACCGCAGAGCGTCCAGGTAAGAAGGGGGAAGGAAAAATCTTCGGTAATCTTGAGGAGGCCCTCATTGCCGAGCAGTTTGGTGAACTTCACCTGCAATCCAAGATCAAGATTCGTTTCAACGGTGAAATGATCGAAACCACCCTCGGACGTGCCATTTACAACACCGTGGTGCCCGAACAAATGGGTTACCAAAATCACACCCTCAAAAAGAAAGAGATCTCTGAAATCGTAGCCTTAGTTTTCGAAAAATGCGGCACCGAACCCACCGCCAAATTCTGTGACGACCTCAAAGCACTCGGCTTTCAATACGCCACTCGTTCCGGAATTTCTATGGCCAGCGCCGATCTCATCATTCCTAAAGAGAAGGTCAAGATCATGAAAGAATCCGAAGAAATTGTGGATCAAATTCACGAGTTCTACAACAAGGGCTTCATCACTGAAGATGAACGCTACAACCAAGCCATTAAGATTTGGTCCAAAACCAAGAACGAGATCGGTAAAGCAATGATCCTTGGCTTCGAACCCGAAAACGACATCTACTACCAAGTGGACTCTGGGGCTCGTGGTAACTGGGGACAAATCACCCAGCTCTGTGGAATGAAGGGACTCGTGGCCAACCCTGCCGGTAAGACCATCGAACTTCCCATCAAATCCAACCTCAAAGAAGGTTTCTCCATTCTTGAATACTTCATTGCAACGCACGGAGGACGTAAAGGTAAGTCCGACACCGCGCTCAAAACCGCTGAAGCGGGTTACCTCACTCGCCGTCTCGTGGATGCTGTTCAAGACATCATCATTAAGGAAGACGATTGTGGATCCAAGGACACCCACTTGGTGACTCGTGAAGAATCCGAAAAGATTGGTGAACCGTTTGAAAACCGCATTTTCGGCCGCACTCTCGGTGCCGACGTCATGGAAAAGACGGGCAAGAAAGTGGCCATCCCGAATGGAACGCCCATCGACAAGGCTGCCGTGAAGATTCTTAAAGAAAACGACGTCAGCGAAGTGCGTGTGCGCTCTGTAATGACCTGTCTGACTCTGAACGGAGTCTGCCAAAAATGTTACGGACGTGACCTCGGATCCAGCCAAGAAGTGGAGATGGGAACCGCCGTCGGAATCGTGGCCGCTCAATCCATCGGGGAACCGGGAACTCAGCTCACCATGCGTACTTTCCACATGGGAGGAATCGCGAACGAAGACGACATCACTCAAGGTCTCACCCGTGTGGAAGAACTCTTCGAAGCCCGCACACCTAAAAAGCCTACCGTATTGGCCGAAATCGATGGAAAAGTACAGGTGACTTCTAAGGGAAACCAAATCCACATCACCATCACTCCCACCAACATTCCCACCGAAACCATCGATGTGGAAGACGGCATGGAAGTGCTCGTAAAGAAGGACGACAAGGTCAGCCTTAAAGATGTGCTCGCTGAAAAGAAAGGCAAGAAACTCCGCTCCCCTATGGATGGAGTGGTTGTGAAAGCGGGAAAGAAAGAAATCGTCATTCAACCGGACCTTGCCGAACAAGTCTACAAGGTGGACGCCGGCAAAAGCATTAAAGTGAAAACTGGAGACGTCGTGGCTCGTGGAACCGCTCTCACCAGCGGACACATGAACCTCCGCAAACTCATGAAGCTTTCAGACATCTACACCACTCAAAAATACATCATGAGTGAGGTGCAGAGCATCTACGCGTCTCAAGGTCAGTCCATCAACGACAAGCACATCGAAATCATCACTCGGCAAATGTTCTCTAAGGTTCGCATCGTGGAACCTGGAGCCAGCAACTTCCTGCCCGGTGAAGTCGTGGATTACCAAACTGTGTTCGAAGAAAACATAAAGCTCGAAGGAGACAAACAAGAGCCGATCAAGTTCGAACGTTTGCTGCTCGGTCTCACTCGTATCGCCTTGCACACTCGAAGTTGGCTCTCCGCCGCTTCCTTCCAAGAAACCATACGTGTGCTCGTCGAAGCCTCCACCACTCACCGCGTGGACATGCTCGACGGTCTCAAAGAAAACGTCATCATTGGTCGCCTCATCCCTGCAGGAGAAACCTTCCGCAAGAAGATGCGTGGCGAAGCCATTGATACGCGTGAGGATTAG
- a CDS encoding transposase: MYQMLTDEQFKLIQPYFPKPRKPEKIPLKRCMDAICYVLKTGCAWRQMPYDYREKENDWHTIYTRYKRWSESGLFGQMLRALEVADVLQVRIAFLDSTTNRAHHSAAGAMKKRGHKR; this comes from the coding sequence ATGTACCAGATGCTAACGGATGAACAGTTCAAACTGATCCAGCCTTATTTTCCAAAGCCCAGAAAGCCTGAAAAGATTCCACTGAAACGTTGCATGGATGCCATTTGTTATGTACTTAAAACAGGGTGCGCATGGAGACAAATGCCCTACGATTACAGAGAAAAAGAGAATGACTGGCACACGATTTATACAAGATACAAACGGTGGAGCGAATCTGGACTTTTTGGACAAATGCTTAGAGCACTTGAAGTAGCAGATGTACTTCAAGTGCGAATAGCTTTCCTGGACAGTACAACAAATAGAGCGCACCACAGTGCAGCGGGAGCCATGAAAAAAAGGGGCCACAAGCGTTAG
- a CDS encoding HAD hydrolase family protein: protein MDYFCDTKWTLKKYVIFLDIDGTLVGEGETKIDSKTKRAFDELKKNNFIVLCSNSPNKKRSEKMAKELKVLWNSGPHKKPNKEVLTYIKLPTNKKHAVIGNLHCIDGRFAKAIDAEFFPVKTLVNPKENWIDKIFYWIDSHLLSKCI, encoded by the coding sequence ATGGACTATTTTTGCGACACAAAATGGACACTCAAAAAGTATGTCATTTTTCTAGATATAGATGGAACTCTCGTCGGCGAGGGTGAAACAAAAATAGACAGCAAAACAAAACGCGCTTTTGATGAGCTCAAAAAGAACAATTTCATTGTGCTCTGCTCCAACAGTCCCAATAAAAAACGCAGCGAAAAAATGGCTAAAGAACTCAAAGTGCTGTGGAACTCAGGCCCGCACAAAAAACCCAACAAAGAAGTTTTGACCTATATCAAGCTTCCCACGAATAAAAAACACGCAGTGATCGGCAACCTACACTGCATCGATGGGCGCTTTGCCAAAGCCATCGACGCTGAATTTTTTCCCGTCAAAACCTTGGTAAACCCCAAAGAAAATTGGATCGACAAAATCTTCTACTGGATCGACTCTCATCTCCTTTCCAAATGCATTTAA
- the rpsG gene encoding 30S ribosomal protein S7: MKTKTTTYVPPHSDFTSEKFINTIMLDGKKTVARRIFNDMLSEVERRGHKNPKETFLRAIDNTKPAMEVRPKRVGGAVYQVPFEVPVKRQQMLSFRWILTAARGRKGMPMYKRLTAEILEAAEGTGSAIKKKDDVEKMAQANRAFAHYARFTKKK, translated from the coding sequence ATGAAAACGAAAACCACCACCTACGTACCTCCCCACTCCGATTTCACGAGTGAAAAGTTCATCAACACCATCATGCTCGATGGAAAGAAGACCGTGGCTCGCCGCATCTTCAACGACATGCTGAGTGAAGTGGAACGCCGCGGACACAAGAATCCTAAAGAGACTTTCCTCCGTGCCATCGACAACACCAAACCTGCGATGGAAGTTCGCCCCAAACGTGTGGGTGGAGCCGTGTACCAAGTCCCCTTCGAAGTTCCTGTGAAGCGTCAGCAAATGCTCTCCTTCCGCTGGATACTCACCGCCGCTCGCGGACGCAAGGGTATGCCCATGTACAAGCGCCTCACCGCTGAAATCCTCGAGGCTGCTGAAGGAACCGGATCTGCAATCAAGAAAAAGGACGACGTAGAAAAGATGGCTCAAGCCAACCGCGCCTTCGCTCACTACGCTCGCTTCACAAAGAAGAAGTGA
- a CDS encoding VOC family protein, translating into MDPVVHFEMAYENRQRMSDFYQKTFDWKPIHMPHMDDYVLVQTGETDDKGMIQKPGMINGGFYKKPEDPKAQAPSVVIAVENLEESQKKVTENGGIILDQPMEIPEVGHYFSFQDTEGNRVGVLQPLPMN; encoded by the coding sequence ATGGATCCCGTCGTACACTTTGAAATGGCCTACGAAAACCGTCAGCGCATGTCTGATTTTTACCAAAAAACCTTCGACTGGAAGCCCATCCACATGCCCCACATGGATGACTATGTTTTAGTCCAAACAGGCGAAACCGACGACAAAGGAATGATTCAAAAGCCGGGCATGATCAACGGTGGTTTTTATAAAAAACCCGAAGATCCCAAGGCACAAGCGCCTTCCGTCGTCATTGCGGTTGAAAACCTCGAGGAAAGCCAGAAAAAAGTCACTGAAAATGGAGGCATTATTCTTGACCAGCCCATGGAAATCCCTGAGGTTGGCCATTATTTCAGTTTCCAAGACACCGAAGGCAACCGCGTGGGTGTGCTGCAACCTTTACCGATGAACTGA
- the tuf gene encoding elongation factor Tu, with translation MTAFDRSKPHVNVGTIGHVDHGKTTLSAALTAVAAAHFGGENKAVAFDQIDNAPEEKARGITIATSHQEYTTDKRHYAHVDCPGHADYVKNMITGAAQMDGAILVVSAADGPMPQTREHILLAHQVNVPYIIVFLNKMDMADPEIAELSEMEVRDLLTKYGYPGDTTPFIKGSALKALENPSGPDSAPVVELLKTLDEYIPQPERELDKPLLMSVEDVFSIKGRGTVATGRIEQGVVKINEEVEIVGLKETKKVVCTGVEMFRKQLDQGQAGDNVGLLLRGVEREDIERGQVICKPGSIKPHTKFEGEIYVLNKEEGGRHTPFFKGYKPQFYFRTTDVTGAIELPAGVEMVMPGDNISVTVELGAPVALEHGTRFAIREGGRTVGSGVVGKIIA, from the coding sequence ATGACAGCTTTCGACAGATCTAAGCCGCACGTGAACGTTGGTACCATCGGACACGTCGACCATGGAAAGACAACCCTTTCCGCAGCACTCACTGCAGTGGCTGCCGCTCACTTTGGCGGAGAAAACAAAGCGGTTGCGTTCGACCAAATCGACAACGCTCCTGAAGAAAAGGCACGTGGTATCACCATTGCTACTTCTCACCAAGAGTACACCACGGACAAGCGTCACTATGCACACGTCGACTGTCCTGGTCACGCCGACTACGTAAAAAACATGATCACTGGAGCCGCTCAAATGGACGGTGCCATCCTCGTGGTTAGTGCCGCAGACGGACCAATGCCTCAAACTCGTGAACACATTCTCTTGGCTCACCAAGTGAACGTTCCTTACATCATCGTGTTCCTCAACAAAATGGACATGGCTGATCCTGAAATCGCTGAACTTTCTGAAATGGAAGTTCGTGATCTCCTCACCAAATACGGTTACCCAGGGGACACCACTCCTTTCATCAAAGGATCCGCTCTCAAGGCTCTCGAAAACCCATCCGGACCTGATTCTGCTCCTGTAGTAGAACTTCTCAAGACCCTCGACGAATACATCCCCCAACCTGAACGTGAACTCGACAAGCCTCTCCTCATGTCTGTAGAAGACGTGTTCTCCATCAAAGGACGTGGAACTGTTGCTACCGGACGTATCGAACAAGGAGTTGTTAAGATCAACGAAGAAGTTGAAATCGTTGGACTCAAAGAAACCAAGAAGGTTGTTTGTACCGGAGTTGAAATGTTCCGCAAACAGCTCGACCAAGGTCAAGCTGGAGACAACGTAGGACTGCTGCTCCGCGGTGTGGAACGTGAAGACATCGAACGTGGACAAGTGATCTGTAAGCCTGGATCCATCAAACCTCACACGAAGTTTGAAGGTGAAATCTACGTCCTCAACAAAGAGGAAGGTGGACGTCACACTCCTTTCTTCAAGGGTTACAAGCCTCAATTCTATTTCCGAACAACAGATGTTACTGGTGCTATCGAGCTCCCAGCTGGTGTAGAGATGGTCATGCCTGGTGATAACATCAGCGTGACCGTAGAACTCGGAGCTCCTGTAGCTCTCGAGCACGGAACTCGCTTCGCCATCCGTGAAGGAGGACGCACCGTTGGATCCGGAGTCGTAGGAAAGATCATTGCTTAA
- a CDS encoding transposase — MIAGDPDHGMHFVLTGGEVSDVKVGKQILRDYSFPKTVDHLAMDKGYSCYKVLELCKEKGITPVVPPKAK; from the coding sequence ATGATTGCTGGAGATCCAGATCATGGGATGCACTTTGTTTTAACAGGTGGTGAAGTGAGCGATGTGAAAGTTGGAAAACAAATTTTGAGAGATTATTCGTTTCCAAAAACAGTAGATCATTTGGCTATGGACAAAGGTTATTCATGCTACAAAGTTCTGGAGCTGTGCAAAGAAAAAGGCATAACTCCAGTCGTTCCTCCAAAGGCAAAATGA
- the rpsL gene encoding 30S ribosomal protein S12: MPTINQLIRKPRKAQTRKSKAPALQLIMNTLKSTNRPLSSPFKRGVCTKVTTMTPKKPNSALRKIARVRLTNGIEVTAYIGGEGHNLQEHSIVLVRGGRVKDLPGVRYHIVRGSLDTQGVQNRRQSRSLYGAKKPKK, from the coding sequence ATGCCCACGATCAATCAACTCATTCGTAAGCCTCGCAAGGCTCAAACTCGCAAGAGCAAGGCTCCAGCGCTTCAGCTCATTATGAACACGCTGAAGTCCACCAACCGTCCTCTGTCCTCCCCTTTCAAACGTGGAGTGTGCACGAAAGTGACGACTATGACGCCTAAAAAGCCTAACTCTGCGCTTCGAAAAATTGCTCGTGTACGCCTCACCAATGGAATTGAAGTCACCGCTTACATCGGAGGAGAAGGTCACAACCTTCAAGAACACTCCATTGTACTTGTGCGTGGTGGACGTGTGAAGGATTTGCCCGGTGTGCGTTACCACATCGTTCGTGGAAGCCTCGACACCCAAGGAGTACAAAATCGACGTCAAAGTCGTTCTCTTTATGGAGCTAAGAAACCTAAGAAATAA
- a CDS encoding UbiA family prenyltransferase, with amino-acid sequence MHLNEIRKLLRLEQWYKNILIVTAFLFTQNHLAPLHLALGFLGFCTLSSTTYIINDWMDREKDRHHPQKKDRPLASGKVTGLQALITGTLLLAFSLYVCTQLGSLYTFSAAIYFLGTNAYSFGLKNIPLLDIAIILLNFNLRTLAGFQAFPALNDSVYFVLLSGLVLFAITSKRKSDRAVLGEKAVAHKPVLKFYTKGLCRIIITFSYFLVCLGVFTLAMQKEERLIEALLFVLMMLYTNRCFKQKPELAIKPHYLFTNPVWILLLLTLLLLPLLG; translated from the coding sequence ATGCATTTAAACGAAATCCGAAAACTGCTGCGCCTCGAACAATGGTACAAAAACATCCTCATTGTGACGGCTTTCTTGTTCACTCAAAATCATCTTGCTCCGCTGCATCTCGCTCTCGGTTTCTTAGGCTTCTGCACGCTCTCGTCAACGACCTACATCATCAACGATTGGATGGATCGAGAAAAAGACAGACATCATCCACAAAAAAAAGACCGCCCCCTTGCGTCAGGCAAAGTCACCGGCCTGCAAGCATTGATAACCGGGACCCTCCTACTCGCCTTCAGCCTTTACGTCTGCACTCAACTCGGCTCGCTCTACACCTTCAGCGCGGCCATCTACTTCCTTGGAACCAACGCCTATTCTTTTGGACTCAAAAACATTCCTCTGCTCGACATCGCCATAATCTTGCTGAATTTTAACCTGCGAACTTTGGCTGGATTTCAAGCATTTCCAGCCTTGAACGACAGTGTCTACTTTGTGCTGCTCAGCGGTTTGGTGCTCTTTGCCATCACCTCCAAACGCAAATCCGATCGCGCCGTGCTGGGTGAAAAAGCCGTGGCTCATAAACCTGTGCTCAAGTTTTACACCAAGGGCCTCTGCCGCATCATCATCACCTTTTCTTACTTCCTCGTCTGTCTAGGAGTCTTCACTCTCGCCATGCAAAAAGAAGAGCGCCTCATCGAAGCCCTACTCTTTGTGCTCATGATGCTCTACACCAACCGATGCTTCAAACAAAAACCAGAACTCGCCATCAAGCCGCACTATCTGTTCACAAATCCAGTCTGGATCTTGCTTCTTTTAACACTGCTGCTCCTGCCACTGCTCGGATAA